One Buteo buteo chromosome 4, bButBut1.hap1.1, whole genome shotgun sequence DNA segment encodes these proteins:
- the GMIP gene encoding GEM-interacting protein isoform X3 yields the protein MGDPEPSGLDNQERTPENRKRYSEIFRSLDAIEISIGNATVDMFIGDADSTDDTDLTTEKEVVPPSESFCKSKTSSERQVQADITVQEADEMLIKCEGGIDAALEYAKMWCKYVKELLSWIEKRLSYETEFAKGMVKIAESGRNAIFHQHNMPLRVLYTMVLEHDIKVGNSATETAGLLQQKEFYQPLSAKKNEIEKWRKEFKDQWTKEQKRMNESLSSLRKSRLQYIQRCEELEKAKHLSAKAEDEYQSAAITNPGSANKQLEKRRRSCEEAQAKVQEAEALYKMCISDANFRRQELEKVRARIVSHIRKLIYQGDEVLTWVTLRMFKQRQTQSEQIPVGYQYLSEVCKPYKAGEKYLEFIQALQKTDIHMEVFEFEPFTSGGQRSPPSGKKKMALHYTGPSSAAKDTSMPEDTSRKQFSTNGEHSANKSLCSDTESLGGSCESRSLDSPNSSPGNSNRKLLKAPSTSTMSSSDDFEERDSLQTFENENGTSQQQFKNILLSSAAQTHRFRKLRGPSKCRECDTFMVSGFECEECCLACHKKCLENLLITCGHKKLPNRVPLFGIDFMQVPRDFPEEVPFIVVKCTSEIEARALGVQGIYRISGSKARVEKLCQAFENGRSLVELSEHSPHDITGVLKHFLKELSAPVLLSHLYNDLIALAKDLQKPGEEKLDCAGFPSDPIQSMKDLLSKLPGSNYNTLRHLIAHLYRVAEKYEENKMSPNNLGIVFGPTLIRPGSGSDVSMSCLVDSGYQAQIVEFLIQNYERVFGMDDLPSSLSLGCENPSQEASTEKDEGLQSPNTVQTINLENFSSKHGLNVDCVSDNSSSREAINELTLEGAHSPLSTDALEMNTSTGSELEELEDSVQEKTDSNSDTVLGTQPRCHFSRQPVKYIRTQAKMKPVIPKSSNLPLRTTTLANMAMEPGAEGNPTTDSSSPTKDILEESTRSSNSLTDTSTLKQRLVGRQQLKHFEITQETARIVSKFKVDDTSASPERFLESAGSTEKAEDLNLTYL from the exons ATGGGAGACCCAGAACCAAGTG GTCTGGACAATCAAGAGAGGACACCTGAAAATAGGAAGCGGTACAGTGAGATATTCCGGAGCCTGGATGCCATAGAAATCTCAATTGGAAATGC GACGGTTGATATGTTCATTGGTGATGCTGACAGCACTGATGACACGGACCTGACCACAGAAAAAGAGGTTGTTCCG CCCAGTGAAAGTTTCTGCAAGAGCAAAACCAGTTCAGAGAGACAAGTGCAGGCAGACATAACAG TTCAGGAGGCAGACGAAATGCTGATAAAATGTGAAGGTGGCATTGACGCGGCCCTCGAATATGCCAAAATGTGGTGTAAATATGTCAAAGAGCTTCTCAGCTGGATTGAAAAACGTCTGAGTTACG AGACAGAGTTTGCCAAAGGGATGGTGAAGATAGCAGAATCAGGACGAAATGCCATCTTCCACCAG CACAACATGCCTCTTCGGGTGCTCTATACAATGGTCCTGGAACATGACATAAAGGTTGGAAATTCAGCTACTGAGACTGCAGGATTGCTCCAACAGAAGGAATTCTACCAG CCTCTGTCGGCTAAGAAGAATGAAATTGAGAAATGGAGGAAAGAATTCAAAGATCAATGGACAAAGGAGCAAAAGAGAATG AATGAGTCCTTGTCATCCCTGCGCAAGTCCCGCCTGCAATACATTcaacgctgcgaggagctggAGAAAGCAAAGCACTTGAGTGCCAAGGCAGAGGACGAATACCAGAGCGCAGCTATCACCAACCCCGGCAGCGCCAACAAGCAGCTGGAGAAGCGACGCCGTTCTTGCGAGGAGGCACAAGCCAAG GTTCAGGAAGCAGAAGCTTTGTACAAGATGTGCATCAGCGATGCCAACTTTCGGAGACAAGAACTGGAGAAAGTGCGAGCACGGATCGTCTCGCATATTCGGAAGCTCATTTACCAAGGGGATGAGGTCCTGACATGG GTCACTTTAAGGATGTTCAAGCAGCGGCAGACTCAGTCAGAACAGATTCCAGTGGGATACCAGTACCTGTCTGAGGTCTGCAAGCCATACAAAGCAGGCGAGAAATACCTGGAATTCATTCAGGCtctgcagaagacagacatTCATATGGAAGTGTTTGAATTTGAGCCATTCACTTCCGGAGGGCAGAG GTCCCCTCCCAGTGGCAAAAAGAAGATGGCATTGCATTACACAGGACCCTCTTCTGCAGCAAAGGACACAAGCATGCCAGAAGATACATCCAGAAAACAGTTCTCCACAAACGGTGAACACA GTGCAAACAAATCCCTCTGCAGCGACACAGAAAGCCTTGGTGGGAGTTGTGAATCCCGGTCCCTGGACTCTCCCAATTCTAGCCCAG GAAACTCTAATAGGAAATTGTTGAAAGCTCCATCCACCAGCACCATGTCCTCCTCAGATGATTTTGAAGAGAGAGATTCCTTGcaaacttttgaaaatg AAAATGGTACATCCCAGCAGCAGTTTAAGAACATCCTCCTCTCCAGTGCAGCACAGACCCACCGGTTCCGGAAGCTGCGGGGACCATCCAAATGCAGGGAGTGTGACACTTTCATGGTCAGCGGCTTCGAGTGTGAGGAG TGCTGCCTAGCCTGCCACAAGAAGTGTCTCGAGAACCTGCTCATCACCTGCGGCCACAAGAAGTTGCCCAACCGAGTACCTCTTTTTGGCATTGACTTCATGCAGGTTCCTCGAGATTTCCCAGAGGAAGTTCCCTTCATAGTGGTGAAATGCACCTCAGAAATTGAAGCCCGTGCCCTCGGGGTGCAG GGGATCTATCGGATAAGTGGATCCAAAGCCCGGGTGGAAAAGTTGTGCCAGGCATTCGAGAACGGACGGAGCCTGGTGGAGCTCTCCGAGCACTCCCCCCACGACATCACTGGGGTCCTGAAGCATTTCCTGAAGGAA CTTTCGGCACCGGTGCTGCTGTCCCACCTCTATAATGATCTCATTGCGCTTGCCAAAGATTTGCAAAAACCTGGGGAAGAAAAGTTGGACTGTGCAGGCTTCCCTTCTGATCCCATCCAGAGCATGAAGGACTTGCTGAGCAAGTTGCCTGGAAGCAACTACAACACTCTGCGACACCTCATTGCACACTTGTACAG GGTGGCAGAGAAATACGAAGAGAACAAGATGTCCCCAAACAACCTGGGCATAGTATTTGGGCCAACTCTGATCCGGCCAGGCTCAGGGAGCGATGTCTCAATGTCATGCCTTGTTGACTCTGGGTATCAAGCCCAGATTGTGGAGTTTCTCATTCAGAACTACGAAAGGGTGTTTGGGATGGATGACCTGCCTTCATCCTTATCCCTTGGATGTGAAAATCCTTCGCAAGAAGCATCGACAGAAAAGGATGAAGGACTTCAGAGCCCAAACACAGTCCAGACTATAAATCTAGAG AATTTCTCCTCCAAGCACGGTTTAAATGTGGACTGTGTGTCTGATAACTCGTCTTCCAGGGAAGCCATCAATGAGCTGACTCTGGAGGGAGCCCACAGTCCATTAAGCACGGATGCCCTAG AGATGAATACAAGTACTGGCTCAGAGCTGGAGGAACTGGAGGACTCTGTGCAGGAAAAGACAGACAGCAATTCAGACACGGTCCTAGGGACCCAGCCCAGATGCCATTTCAGCCGACAACCTGTAAAATATATTCGAACACAGGCAAAAATGAAGCCAGTCATTCCCAAGTCTTCCAATTTGCCCTTGAGGACTACCACATTAGCCAACATGGCAATGGAGCCTGGTGCAGAAGGGAACCCTACCACCGACAGCAGCTCCCCAACAAAGGACATCCTGGAGGAGAGCACcaggagcagcaacagcttgACCGACACAAGCACACTCAAGCAGCGCTTAGTAGGGAGACAGCAGCTCAAACATTTTGAGATCACACAGGAAACCGCCAGGATTGTCTCAAAGTTTAAAGTCGATGACACTTCTGCATCCCCTGAGCGTTTTCTGGAGAGCGCAGGATCTACTGAGAAAGCAGAGGACCTCAACCTGACATACCTATAG
- the GMIP gene encoding GEM-interacting protein isoform X2: protein MNQPGARDSASRAQIAAGSPGRCLPPGHEPDAGCLAAAWASIQSPVPDDCAGCVDFTAGEVLCITKHLRNIDRKFQNFRELFGKGEVISASAEAKLAELLQAISTFLNTYPALTGDAIQPAVATLIANIDGLDNQERTPENRKRYSEIFRSLDAIEISIGNATVDMFIGDADSTDDTDLTTEKEVVPPSESFCKSKTSSERQVQADITVQEADEMLIKCEGGIDAALEYAKMWCKYVKELLSWIEKRLSYETEFAKGMVKIAESGRNAIFHQHNMPLRVLYTMVLEHDIKVGNSATETAGLLQQKEFYQPLSAKKNEIEKWRKEFKDQWTKEQKRMNESLSSLRKSRLQYIQRCEELEKAKHLSAKAEDEYQSAAITNPGSANKQLEKRRRSCEEAQAKVQEAEALYKMCISDANFRRQELEKVRARIVSHIRKLIYQGDEVLTWVTLRMFKQRQTQSEQIPVGYQYLSEVCKPYKAGEKYLEFIQALQKTDIHMEVFEFEPFTSGGQRSPPSGKKKMALHYTGPSSAAKDTSMPEDTSRKQFSTNGEHSANKSLCSDTESLGGSCESRSLDSPNSSPGNSNRKLLKAPSTSTMSSSDDFEERDSLQTFENENGTSQQQFKNILLSSAAQTHRFRKLRGPSKCRECDTFMVSGFECEEVPRDFPEEVPFIVVKCTSEIEARALGVQGIYRISGSKARVEKLCQAFENGRSLVELSEHSPHDITGVLKHFLKELSAPVLLSHLYNDLIALAKDLQKPGEEKLDCAGFPSDPIQSMKDLLSKLPGSNYNTLRHLIAHLYRVAEKYEENKMSPNNLGIVFGPTLIRPGSGSDVSMSCLVDSGYQAQIVEFLIQNYERVFGMDDLPSSLSLGCENPSQEASTEKDEGLQSPNTVQTINLENFSSKHGLNVDCVSDNSSSREAINELTLEGAHSPLSTDALEMNTSTGSELEELEDSVQEKTDSNSDTVLGTQPRCHFSRQPVKYIRTQAKMKPVIPKSSNLPLRTTTLANMAMEPGAEGNPTTDSSSPTKDILEESTRSSNSLTDTSTLKQRLVGRQQLKHFEITQETARIVSKFKVDDTSASPERFLESAGSTEKAEDLNLTYL from the exons ATGAACCAGCCGGGAGCCCGGGACAGTGCCAGTCGTGCTCAGATCGCAGCCGGATCCCCAGGCAGATGCCTTCCACCCGGCCACGAGCCCGATGCTGGAtgcctggctgctgcctgggcttCGATCCAGAGCCCTGTCCCTGATGATTGTGCCGGCTGCGTGGACTTCACAGCTGGCGAGGTGCTCTGCATCACCAAACACCTGAGGAACATTGACAGGAAATTTCAGAACTTCCGTGAGCTCTTCGgaaaag GAGAAGttatttcagcttctgctgaagCCAAACTGGCAGAGTTACTGCAAGCCATCTCCACCTTCCTGAACACATATCCTGCTTTGACTGGGGATGCCATCCAGCCTGCTGTAGCAACCCTTATCGCCAATATTGATG GTCTGGACAATCAAGAGAGGACACCTGAAAATAGGAAGCGGTACAGTGAGATATTCCGGAGCCTGGATGCCATAGAAATCTCAATTGGAAATGC GACGGTTGATATGTTCATTGGTGATGCTGACAGCACTGATGACACGGACCTGACCACAGAAAAAGAGGTTGTTCCG CCCAGTGAAAGTTTCTGCAAGAGCAAAACCAGTTCAGAGAGACAAGTGCAGGCAGACATAACAG TTCAGGAGGCAGACGAAATGCTGATAAAATGTGAAGGTGGCATTGACGCGGCCCTCGAATATGCCAAAATGTGGTGTAAATATGTCAAAGAGCTTCTCAGCTGGATTGAAAAACGTCTGAGTTACG AGACAGAGTTTGCCAAAGGGATGGTGAAGATAGCAGAATCAGGACGAAATGCCATCTTCCACCAG CACAACATGCCTCTTCGGGTGCTCTATACAATGGTCCTGGAACATGACATAAAGGTTGGAAATTCAGCTACTGAGACTGCAGGATTGCTCCAACAGAAGGAATTCTACCAG CCTCTGTCGGCTAAGAAGAATGAAATTGAGAAATGGAGGAAAGAATTCAAAGATCAATGGACAAAGGAGCAAAAGAGAATG AATGAGTCCTTGTCATCCCTGCGCAAGTCCCGCCTGCAATACATTcaacgctgcgaggagctggAGAAAGCAAAGCACTTGAGTGCCAAGGCAGAGGACGAATACCAGAGCGCAGCTATCACCAACCCCGGCAGCGCCAACAAGCAGCTGGAGAAGCGACGCCGTTCTTGCGAGGAGGCACAAGCCAAG GTTCAGGAAGCAGAAGCTTTGTACAAGATGTGCATCAGCGATGCCAACTTTCGGAGACAAGAACTGGAGAAAGTGCGAGCACGGATCGTCTCGCATATTCGGAAGCTCATTTACCAAGGGGATGAGGTCCTGACATGG GTCACTTTAAGGATGTTCAAGCAGCGGCAGACTCAGTCAGAACAGATTCCAGTGGGATACCAGTACCTGTCTGAGGTCTGCAAGCCATACAAAGCAGGCGAGAAATACCTGGAATTCATTCAGGCtctgcagaagacagacatTCATATGGAAGTGTTTGAATTTGAGCCATTCACTTCCGGAGGGCAGAG GTCCCCTCCCAGTGGCAAAAAGAAGATGGCATTGCATTACACAGGACCCTCTTCTGCAGCAAAGGACACAAGCATGCCAGAAGATACATCCAGAAAACAGTTCTCCACAAACGGTGAACACA GTGCAAACAAATCCCTCTGCAGCGACACAGAAAGCCTTGGTGGGAGTTGTGAATCCCGGTCCCTGGACTCTCCCAATTCTAGCCCAG GAAACTCTAATAGGAAATTGTTGAAAGCTCCATCCACCAGCACCATGTCCTCCTCAGATGATTTTGAAGAGAGAGATTCCTTGcaaacttttgaaaatg AAAATGGTACATCCCAGCAGCAGTTTAAGAACATCCTCCTCTCCAGTGCAGCACAGACCCACCGGTTCCGGAAGCTGCGGGGACCATCCAAATGCAGGGAGTGTGACACTTTCATGGTCAGCGGCTTCGAGTGTGAGGAG GTTCCTCGAGATTTCCCAGAGGAAGTTCCCTTCATAGTGGTGAAATGCACCTCAGAAATTGAAGCCCGTGCCCTCGGGGTGCAG GGGATCTATCGGATAAGTGGATCCAAAGCCCGGGTGGAAAAGTTGTGCCAGGCATTCGAGAACGGACGGAGCCTGGTGGAGCTCTCCGAGCACTCCCCCCACGACATCACTGGGGTCCTGAAGCATTTCCTGAAGGAA CTTTCGGCACCGGTGCTGCTGTCCCACCTCTATAATGATCTCATTGCGCTTGCCAAAGATTTGCAAAAACCTGGGGAAGAAAAGTTGGACTGTGCAGGCTTCCCTTCTGATCCCATCCAGAGCATGAAGGACTTGCTGAGCAAGTTGCCTGGAAGCAACTACAACACTCTGCGACACCTCATTGCACACTTGTACAG GGTGGCAGAGAAATACGAAGAGAACAAGATGTCCCCAAACAACCTGGGCATAGTATTTGGGCCAACTCTGATCCGGCCAGGCTCAGGGAGCGATGTCTCAATGTCATGCCTTGTTGACTCTGGGTATCAAGCCCAGATTGTGGAGTTTCTCATTCAGAACTACGAAAGGGTGTTTGGGATGGATGACCTGCCTTCATCCTTATCCCTTGGATGTGAAAATCCTTCGCAAGAAGCATCGACAGAAAAGGATGAAGGACTTCAGAGCCCAAACACAGTCCAGACTATAAATCTAGAG AATTTCTCCTCCAAGCACGGTTTAAATGTGGACTGTGTGTCTGATAACTCGTCTTCCAGGGAAGCCATCAATGAGCTGACTCTGGAGGGAGCCCACAGTCCATTAAGCACGGATGCCCTAG AGATGAATACAAGTACTGGCTCAGAGCTGGAGGAACTGGAGGACTCTGTGCAGGAAAAGACAGACAGCAATTCAGACACGGTCCTAGGGACCCAGCCCAGATGCCATTTCAGCCGACAACCTGTAAAATATATTCGAACACAGGCAAAAATGAAGCCAGTCATTCCCAAGTCTTCCAATTTGCCCTTGAGGACTACCACATTAGCCAACATGGCAATGGAGCCTGGTGCAGAAGGGAACCCTACCACCGACAGCAGCTCCCCAACAAAGGACATCCTGGAGGAGAGCACcaggagcagcaacagcttgACCGACACAAGCACACTCAAGCAGCGCTTAGTAGGGAGACAGCAGCTCAAACATTTTGAGATCACACAGGAAACCGCCAGGATTGTCTCAAAGTTTAAAGTCGATGACACTTCTGCATCCCCTGAGCGTTTTCTGGAGAGCGCAGGATCTACTGAGAAAGCAGAGGACCTCAACCTGACATACCTATAG
- the GMIP gene encoding GEM-interacting protein isoform X1: MNQPGARDSASRAQIAAGSPGRCLPPGHEPDAGCLAAAWASIQSPVPDDCAGCVDFTAGEVLCITKHLRNIDRKFQNFRELFGKGEVISASAEAKLAELLQAISTFLNTYPALTGDAIQPAVATLIANIDGLDNQERTPENRKRYSEIFRSLDAIEISIGNATVDMFIGDADSTDDTDLTTEKEVVPPSESFCKSKTSSERQVQADITVQEADEMLIKCEGGIDAALEYAKMWCKYVKELLSWIEKRLSYETEFAKGMVKIAESGRNAIFHQHNMPLRVLYTMVLEHDIKVGNSATETAGLLQQKEFYQPLSAKKNEIEKWRKEFKDQWTKEQKRMNESLSSLRKSRLQYIQRCEELEKAKHLSAKAEDEYQSAAITNPGSANKQLEKRRRSCEEAQAKVQEAEALYKMCISDANFRRQELEKVRARIVSHIRKLIYQGDEVLTWVTLRMFKQRQTQSEQIPVGYQYLSEVCKPYKAGEKYLEFIQALQKTDIHMEVFEFEPFTSGGQRSPPSGKKKMALHYTGPSSAAKDTSMPEDTSRKQFSTNGEHSANKSLCSDTESLGGSCESRSLDSPNSSPGNSNRKLLKAPSTSTMSSSDDFEERDSLQTFENENGTSQQQFKNILLSSAAQTHRFRKLRGPSKCRECDTFMVSGFECEECCLACHKKCLENLLITCGHKKLPNRVPLFGIDFMQVPRDFPEEVPFIVVKCTSEIEARALGVQGIYRISGSKARVEKLCQAFENGRSLVELSEHSPHDITGVLKHFLKELSAPVLLSHLYNDLIALAKDLQKPGEEKLDCAGFPSDPIQSMKDLLSKLPGSNYNTLRHLIAHLYRVAEKYEENKMSPNNLGIVFGPTLIRPGSGSDVSMSCLVDSGYQAQIVEFLIQNYERVFGMDDLPSSLSLGCENPSQEASTEKDEGLQSPNTVQTINLENFSSKHGLNVDCVSDNSSSREAINELTLEGAHSPLSTDALEMNTSTGSELEELEDSVQEKTDSNSDTVLGTQPRCHFSRQPVKYIRTQAKMKPVIPKSSNLPLRTTTLANMAMEPGAEGNPTTDSSSPTKDILEESTRSSNSLTDTSTLKQRLVGRQQLKHFEITQETARIVSKFKVDDTSASPERFLESAGSTEKAEDLNLTYL; the protein is encoded by the exons ATGAACCAGCCGGGAGCCCGGGACAGTGCCAGTCGTGCTCAGATCGCAGCCGGATCCCCAGGCAGATGCCTTCCACCCGGCCACGAGCCCGATGCTGGAtgcctggctgctgcctgggcttCGATCCAGAGCCCTGTCCCTGATGATTGTGCCGGCTGCGTGGACTTCACAGCTGGCGAGGTGCTCTGCATCACCAAACACCTGAGGAACATTGACAGGAAATTTCAGAACTTCCGTGAGCTCTTCGgaaaag GAGAAGttatttcagcttctgctgaagCCAAACTGGCAGAGTTACTGCAAGCCATCTCCACCTTCCTGAACACATATCCTGCTTTGACTGGGGATGCCATCCAGCCTGCTGTAGCAACCCTTATCGCCAATATTGATG GTCTGGACAATCAAGAGAGGACACCTGAAAATAGGAAGCGGTACAGTGAGATATTCCGGAGCCTGGATGCCATAGAAATCTCAATTGGAAATGC GACGGTTGATATGTTCATTGGTGATGCTGACAGCACTGATGACACGGACCTGACCACAGAAAAAGAGGTTGTTCCG CCCAGTGAAAGTTTCTGCAAGAGCAAAACCAGTTCAGAGAGACAAGTGCAGGCAGACATAACAG TTCAGGAGGCAGACGAAATGCTGATAAAATGTGAAGGTGGCATTGACGCGGCCCTCGAATATGCCAAAATGTGGTGTAAATATGTCAAAGAGCTTCTCAGCTGGATTGAAAAACGTCTGAGTTACG AGACAGAGTTTGCCAAAGGGATGGTGAAGATAGCAGAATCAGGACGAAATGCCATCTTCCACCAG CACAACATGCCTCTTCGGGTGCTCTATACAATGGTCCTGGAACATGACATAAAGGTTGGAAATTCAGCTACTGAGACTGCAGGATTGCTCCAACAGAAGGAATTCTACCAG CCTCTGTCGGCTAAGAAGAATGAAATTGAGAAATGGAGGAAAGAATTCAAAGATCAATGGACAAAGGAGCAAAAGAGAATG AATGAGTCCTTGTCATCCCTGCGCAAGTCCCGCCTGCAATACATTcaacgctgcgaggagctggAGAAAGCAAAGCACTTGAGTGCCAAGGCAGAGGACGAATACCAGAGCGCAGCTATCACCAACCCCGGCAGCGCCAACAAGCAGCTGGAGAAGCGACGCCGTTCTTGCGAGGAGGCACAAGCCAAG GTTCAGGAAGCAGAAGCTTTGTACAAGATGTGCATCAGCGATGCCAACTTTCGGAGACAAGAACTGGAGAAAGTGCGAGCACGGATCGTCTCGCATATTCGGAAGCTCATTTACCAAGGGGATGAGGTCCTGACATGG GTCACTTTAAGGATGTTCAAGCAGCGGCAGACTCAGTCAGAACAGATTCCAGTGGGATACCAGTACCTGTCTGAGGTCTGCAAGCCATACAAAGCAGGCGAGAAATACCTGGAATTCATTCAGGCtctgcagaagacagacatTCATATGGAAGTGTTTGAATTTGAGCCATTCACTTCCGGAGGGCAGAG GTCCCCTCCCAGTGGCAAAAAGAAGATGGCATTGCATTACACAGGACCCTCTTCTGCAGCAAAGGACACAAGCATGCCAGAAGATACATCCAGAAAACAGTTCTCCACAAACGGTGAACACA GTGCAAACAAATCCCTCTGCAGCGACACAGAAAGCCTTGGTGGGAGTTGTGAATCCCGGTCCCTGGACTCTCCCAATTCTAGCCCAG GAAACTCTAATAGGAAATTGTTGAAAGCTCCATCCACCAGCACCATGTCCTCCTCAGATGATTTTGAAGAGAGAGATTCCTTGcaaacttttgaaaatg AAAATGGTACATCCCAGCAGCAGTTTAAGAACATCCTCCTCTCCAGTGCAGCACAGACCCACCGGTTCCGGAAGCTGCGGGGACCATCCAAATGCAGGGAGTGTGACACTTTCATGGTCAGCGGCTTCGAGTGTGAGGAG TGCTGCCTAGCCTGCCACAAGAAGTGTCTCGAGAACCTGCTCATCACCTGCGGCCACAAGAAGTTGCCCAACCGAGTACCTCTTTTTGGCATTGACTTCATGCAGGTTCCTCGAGATTTCCCAGAGGAAGTTCCCTTCATAGTGGTGAAATGCACCTCAGAAATTGAAGCCCGTGCCCTCGGGGTGCAG GGGATCTATCGGATAAGTGGATCCAAAGCCCGGGTGGAAAAGTTGTGCCAGGCATTCGAGAACGGACGGAGCCTGGTGGAGCTCTCCGAGCACTCCCCCCACGACATCACTGGGGTCCTGAAGCATTTCCTGAAGGAA CTTTCGGCACCGGTGCTGCTGTCCCACCTCTATAATGATCTCATTGCGCTTGCCAAAGATTTGCAAAAACCTGGGGAAGAAAAGTTGGACTGTGCAGGCTTCCCTTCTGATCCCATCCAGAGCATGAAGGACTTGCTGAGCAAGTTGCCTGGAAGCAACTACAACACTCTGCGACACCTCATTGCACACTTGTACAG GGTGGCAGAGAAATACGAAGAGAACAAGATGTCCCCAAACAACCTGGGCATAGTATTTGGGCCAACTCTGATCCGGCCAGGCTCAGGGAGCGATGTCTCAATGTCATGCCTTGTTGACTCTGGGTATCAAGCCCAGATTGTGGAGTTTCTCATTCAGAACTACGAAAGGGTGTTTGGGATGGATGACCTGCCTTCATCCTTATCCCTTGGATGTGAAAATCCTTCGCAAGAAGCATCGACAGAAAAGGATGAAGGACTTCAGAGCCCAAACACAGTCCAGACTATAAATCTAGAG AATTTCTCCTCCAAGCACGGTTTAAATGTGGACTGTGTGTCTGATAACTCGTCTTCCAGGGAAGCCATCAATGAGCTGACTCTGGAGGGAGCCCACAGTCCATTAAGCACGGATGCCCTAG AGATGAATACAAGTACTGGCTCAGAGCTGGAGGAACTGGAGGACTCTGTGCAGGAAAAGACAGACAGCAATTCAGACACGGTCCTAGGGACCCAGCCCAGATGCCATTTCAGCCGACAACCTGTAAAATATATTCGAACACAGGCAAAAATGAAGCCAGTCATTCCCAAGTCTTCCAATTTGCCCTTGAGGACTACCACATTAGCCAACATGGCAATGGAGCCTGGTGCAGAAGGGAACCCTACCACCGACAGCAGCTCCCCAACAAAGGACATCCTGGAGGAGAGCACcaggagcagcaacagcttgACCGACACAAGCACACTCAAGCAGCGCTTAGTAGGGAGACAGCAGCTCAAACATTTTGAGATCACACAGGAAACCGCCAGGATTGTCTCAAAGTTTAAAGTCGATGACACTTCTGCATCCCCTGAGCGTTTTCTGGAGAGCGCAGGATCTACTGAGAAAGCAGAGGACCTCAACCTGACATACCTATAG